TTTCTTTCTGGTATTTGGAAGGGCACTTGGTCATCAGCGTTTTGGCCACGAAGCTGCCCTGGGCGTCCAGGCCGCCCTCAACGATGACTTCCGCGCCCGCCTTGAAGGTGTCGGGCACAGTGCCGCTGTACCGGACGGCTATGGTCTGGCTGGCATTGTCCTTGTCTTCAAGCAGAAAATTGACGCCGGAGCCGGACGCGCCTTTTTCAATGCCGTCAGCCGCCACCGTGCCGAAAAGCCGGGCGGCGGTCAGTTTGTCTGGCGTGGAGGCTCTGGCTTCGGAAACATTAAGAAAATACACGCTGTTTTCCGAAAAGCCCGAATAGGCCAGATAGCCGACGCCGCCAAGAAAAAGCAGCAGGGCGACTATATAGATGCCGGTGTTTTTTTTGCGGGCCATGATTACCTCATTCCTGCGGTATACGCGCTTGAACACAGGGCGGAACGCGCCGTGGACGGCGTGTCGCGCGCGTGAAAGTGTGACCCGTGGTTTTGGGTCGTCATACGCGTCTGTACGGGAAACAACCTAGACCATTTCCGCGCGCCTGA
This DNA window, taken from Desulfovibrio sp. 86, encodes the following:
- a CDS encoding cytochrome c maturation protein CcmE, with the protein product MARKKNTGIYIVALLLFLGGVGYLAYSGFSENSVYFLNVSEARASTPDKLTAARLFGTVAADGIEKGASGSGVNFLLEDKDNASQTIAVRYSGTVPDTFKAGAEVIVEGGLDAQGSFVAKTLMTKCPSKYQKENRQS